One Acidobacteriota bacterium DNA window includes the following coding sequences:
- the rfbD gene encoding dTDP-4-dehydrorhamnose reductase, whose product MERGSRVLVLGSSGLLGSELLFLLKKRGNPVIGFSRADLDITDPQASLKKIVEVEPEVVINCAAYTKVDKAEDEPELAFLVNRDGARNVARAAKEAGAKIVYISTDYVFDGRKNTPYREDDEINPLSIYGRSKAEGERAVMEENEDHLIVRTSWLYGRKEPNFVLTILKKAREESSLRVVADQVGAPTYVHDLAYGIVSLVEKNASGIYHFTNSGEVSWYEFALKIIELAGINGLNIIPITTEEAERKAIRPKYSVLDLTKTSHLLGDRPRRFEEALAEFLNSYQKKRGEVSC is encoded by the coding sequence ATGGAGAGAGGAAGTAGGGTCCTTGTCTTAGGGAGCTCGGGACTTCTTGGCTCGGAGCTCCTCTTTCTTCTTAAAAAGAGGGGGAACCCTGTTATCGGCTTCTCCCGAGCCGATCTCGACATCACCGACCCCCAAGCTTCTCTTAAAAAGATCGTGGAGGTCGAACCCGAGGTGGTGATAAACTGCGCCGCCTACACCAAGGTGGATAAAGCGGAAGATGAACCGGAGCTCGCCTTTCTCGTAAATCGGGATGGCGCTAGAAACGTCGCCCGGGCGGCGAAGGAGGCGGGGGCGAAGATCGTCTATATAAGCACCGATTATGTCTTCGACGGAAGAAAAAACACCCCCTACCGCGAGGACGATGAGATAAATCCCCTCTCCATCTACGGACGCTCCAAAGCGGAGGGGGAGCGGGCGGTGATGGAGGAAAACGAGGATCATCTGATAGTAAGAACAAGCTGGCTCTATGGAAGAAAGGAGCCGAACTTCGTATTAACCATCCTCAAGAAGGCAAGGGAGGAATCGTCCCTTCGGGTGGTGGCAGATCAGGTAGGCGCTCCCACCTATGTCCACGATCTCGCTTATGGAATAGTCTCTCTGGTAGAAAAGAATGCTTCGGGCATCTACCACTTCACCAATTCTGGAGAGGTAAGCTGGTATGAATTTGCCCTGAAGATCATCGAGCTCGCTGGGATCAACGGGCTCAACATAATCCCCATAACCACTGAGGAGGCGGAGAGGAAGGCAATCCGTCCTAAGTATTCTGTTCTCGATCTTACCAAAACGAGCCACCTTCTGGGAGACCGCCCCCGGAGGTTTGAAGAGGCGTTAGCCGAGTTCTTGAATAGCTACCAGAAAAAAAGAGGGGAGGTTAGCTGTTGA
- a CDS encoding GDP-mannose 4,6-dehydratase, producing the protein MRVLITGITGFVGSHLADYILKNHPEAEIYGTKRWRSRTENIEHIKDKIKILECDLRDGYSVRSLLEAIHPDKIFHLAAQSFVPTSWNAPAESLTTNILGELNIFEAVKQLKIDPWIQVACSSEQYGLVYEDELPIKETNPLRPLSPYAVSKIGQDYLAYQYYMSYKMKIVRTRGFNHTGPRRGDVFVCSNFARQIVEIEKGKREPVLYVGNLDARRDFTDVRDMVRAYWLALEYCDPGEVYNIASGVAYSIKEVIDMLLSLTDVKIEIKKDPSRLRPSDVPVLIGDSTKFRKKTGWKPEIPFEQTLRDILNYWREKIR; encoded by the coding sequence ATGAGGGTTCTCATCACAGGGATAACGGGATTTGTAGGAAGTCATTTGGCTGATTATATCTTGAAAAATCACCCCGAAGCGGAGATATACGGGACAAAGAGATGGCGTAGTCGTACCGAGAACATCGAGCATATCAAGGACAAGATCAAGATCCTCGAGTGCGATCTCAGGGATGGTTATTCAGTGAGGAGCCTCCTTGAAGCGATCCACCCGGACAAGATATTCCATCTGGCTGCTCAGAGTTTCGTGCCCACCTCGTGGAACGCTCCCGCGGAATCGCTCACCACCAACATACTCGGCGAACTTAACATCTTCGAGGCGGTAAAACAGTTGAAGATCGATCCTTGGATCCAAGTAGCCTGTTCCAGCGAGCAATATGGCTTGGTCTACGAAGATGAGCTTCCCATCAAGGAGACGAACCCTCTTCGCCCATTGAGCCCCTATGCAGTGAGTAAAATAGGCCAGGACTATTTAGCCTATCAGTACTATATGAGTTACAAGATGAAGATCGTAAGAACACGGGGTTTTAATCACACGGGACCACGAAGGGGAGATGTCTTTGTATGTTCCAACTTCGCCAGGCAGATAGTGGAGATAGAGAAGGGGAAGAGGGAGCCGGTTCTTTATGTAGGAAACCTCGATGCCCGGCGCGACTTCACCGATGTGCGGGATATGGTACGGGCTTACTGGCTCGCCCTCGAGTATTGCGATCCCGGCGAGGTATATAACATCGCCAGTGGAGTAGCTTACTCCATAAAGGAAGTGATAGATATGCTACTTTCGCTAACCGATGTCAAGATAGAGATAAAGAAAGACCCCTCCCGGCTCCGTCCATCCGATGTTCCGGTTTTGATAGGCGATAGCACCAAATTCCGGAAAAAGACCGGTTGGAAGCCGGAGATCCCATTCGAACAGACGCTCAGGGATATTCTGAACTACTGGCGCGAAAAGATAAGATAG
- a CDS encoding GDP-mannose 4,6-dehydratase produces MRALITGIAGFAGSHLADLLASLGYEVGGVDCPGVPLTNLTHLGERIKIYQVDITDGEGIRNTVAEISPDIIFHLAGISNVSSSWSSPIKTFEVNITGTFNLLKAASSLSPHPKVLLVSSAEVYGEVPEEKQPIDESFPLHPLSPYAVSKASLELLAYQFLKVEKLPVSIARPFNHTGPRQRENFVCSSFAKQIAEIEAGLKEPIIDVGNLETRRDYSDVRDIVRGYLSIVNRGKEGEAYNLASGEAYPISEILDILLSLSKERIEVRQDPSRYRPADIPLILGDADKANRELGWKAKIPLRETLADILSYWRERVKKKGED; encoded by the coding sequence ATGCGTGCTTTAATAACCGGCATCGCTGGGTTTGCCGGCAGCCATCTTGCCGATCTTCTCGCATCCCTCGGCTATGAGGTAGGAGGGGTAGATTGCCCTGGTGTGCCACTAACCAATCTCACTCATCTGGGAGAGAGGATTAAGATATATCAGGTAGATATCACCGATGGCGAGGGAATAAGAAATACGGTAGCTGAAATCTCTCCCGATATTATCTTCCATCTCGCCGGTATCAGCAATGTCTCCTCCTCCTGGTCCTCCCCTATCAAGACCTTCGAGGTGAATATAACCGGCACCTTTAACCTTCTGAAGGCGGCGTCCTCTCTTTCCCCACATCCCAAGGTGCTTCTGGTGAGCTCAGCTGAGGTATACGGGGAAGTACCTGAGGAGAAACAGCCCATTGACGAAAGCTTTCCCCTTCATCCTCTAAGCCCCTATGCGGTAAGCAAAGCTTCTCTGGAACTCCTCGCTTACCAATTCCTCAAGGTGGAGAAACTCCCCGTATCCATTGCCCGGCCTTTCAATCACACAGGACCGAGACAACGGGAGAACTTCGTCTGCTCCTCATTTGCCAAGCAGATCGCCGAGATCGAGGCGGGGTTAAAGGAGCCGATAATAGATGTGGGAAACCTCGAAACAAGAAGGGACTATTCCGATGTGAGGGACATTGTTCGGGGGTATCTAAGCATAGTGAATCGGGGGAAGGAAGGTGAGGCTTACAACTTAGCCTCCGGGGAAGCTTATCCCATCAGTGAGATCCTCGATATACTCTTATCCCTCTCAAAAGAAAGGATAGAGGTACGGCAAGATCCTTCAAGATATCGCCCCGCAGATATCCCTTTAATATTGGGAGATGCCGACAAAGCCAACCGTGAGCTCGGTTGGAAGGCAAAAATACCATTGAGAGAAACGCTTGCTGACATCCTCTCTTACTGGCGAGAGAGGGTTAAGAAGAAAGGAGAAGATTAA
- a CDS encoding SDR family NAD(P)-dependent oxidoreductase — MAILVTGGTGYLGKRVVKRLVEEGEEVVLLVRRSSNLTHLPSDIRRIYGDITDYHSVREAMRGCDRVLHMAALVKMWVRPRSLYELVNVAGFKNLIRAAKEEGISKFIYTSSFIALGPSDGKVLDEKSVIERDRFYTDYERTKYFAHKVAKEAAEEGFPIVILYPGVIYGPGELTEGNLVAGIIRDFINRKLPGKLGKGDKKWCYAFIDDVVSGHISALKKGKPGEGYILGGENRSANEFFALLSELTGIEPPKRSIPYFLASMMGYFEEMLALLFGRYPNLTHGVVKTYMHDWAYSSKKAISELSYSITPLREGLSRTITWLREEGYA, encoded by the coding sequence ATGGCTATCCTGGTCACCGGAGGAACCGGCTATCTGGGAAAAAGGGTAGTCAAAAGGTTGGTCGAGGAGGGAGAAGAGGTGGTCCTCCTTGTGCGGAGAAGCTCCAACCTTACCCATCTACCTTCGGATATAAGAAGGATTTACGGAGATATCACCGACTACCACTCGGTAAGGGAGGCGATGAGGGGATGCGACCGGGTGCTCCATATGGCGGCATTGGTCAAGATGTGGGTAAGACCCCGTTCGTTATATGAGTTGGTAAATGTCGCGGGATTTAAGAACCTCATTCGAGCGGCAAAAGAGGAGGGGATCTCGAAGTTCATCTATACCTCATCGTTCATTGCTTTGGGTCCGAGCGATGGTAAGGTCCTCGACGAGAAAAGCGTAATCGAGCGCGATAGGTTCTACACCGATTACGAACGGACGAAATACTTCGCTCATAAAGTGGCAAAGGAGGCGGCGGAAGAAGGGTTTCCCATCGTTATCCTTTATCCCGGGGTGATATATGGACCAGGGGAGCTGACCGAGGGCAACCTGGTCGCTGGCATCATCCGGGATTTTATCAACCGTAAGCTACCGGGAAAATTGGGGAAAGGGGATAAGAAGTGGTGCTATGCCTTCATCGACGATGTCGTCTCGGGTCATATCTCGGCGTTGAAAAAGGGCAAGCCAGGCGAGGGATACATCCTTGGTGGAGAGAATAGGAGCGCCAATGAGTTCTTCGCCCTCTTAAGTGAGCTTACCGGCATCGAGCCCCCAAAAAGAAGCATTCCCTATTTTCTGGCATCGATGATGGGTTATTTTGAGGAGATGTTGGCGCTACTCTTTGGTAGATACCCCAACCTCACCCATGGCGTGGTGAAAACCTATATGCACGATTGGGCATACTCAAGCAAAAAAGCGATCTCCGAGCTCTCCTATTCCATAACCCCTCTTCGCGAGGGGCTTTCCCGCACCATAACCTGGCTCAGGGAGGAGGGATATGCCTGA
- a CDS encoding DUF92 domain-containing protein — MPDKGMSQENLRKTIHVTMGGFALLLRWLTPFQASLCAIAAFLHNYFILPRTLGKRIYRKEEIIKGVPTGILAYPLSVLILILLFWGRLYLAALIWGIMAFGDGFATILGATYGKKKLPWSRDKSYVGFFSYLIFGTLGASFLLWWTAPKGLFSLSTILLISFATTLFSAIVETIHFGLNDNFIVPLLGAGFLFLLLRADFGLLLVKKELLLKNLGWGALISLTVGGIAILMGFVDLSGFLAGVGIGTTIYAFTSLPGFVILFSFFLLGSGATKMGYQKKERLGMAEAKGGARGAVHALGNCAFPSLLAFFAFISKDNQLLLLAFITAFATATADTLSTEIGGLYGKNPILITTLRRVPPGTEGAISFAGTLSGVLGAVVISLIGYALHLIPLKLVPVAVTAAFFGNLTESLLGAILKGEKEVSNEGLNFLNTVVGAFLSFLLFYVFYS, encoded by the coding sequence ATGCCTGATAAAGGAATGTCGCAAGAGAACCTAAGAAAAACGATCCATGTGACAATGGGAGGGTTCGCCCTTCTCCTCCGCTGGCTAACGCCCTTTCAGGCTTCCCTCTGCGCCATCGCTGCCTTCCTCCACAATTACTTTATCCTCCCTCGCACCTTAGGAAAAAGGATCTATCGAAAAGAGGAGATAATCAAAGGGGTTCCCACTGGAATTCTCGCTTACCCCTTATCCGTATTGATATTGATCTTGCTCTTCTGGGGGAGGCTTTACCTCGCAGCTCTTATCTGGGGAATTATGGCTTTCGGGGATGGATTTGCTACTATCCTCGGAGCTACCTATGGGAAAAAGAAACTCCCCTGGAGCAGGGACAAAAGTTATGTCGGCTTCTTCTCCTACCTCATCTTCGGAACACTCGGGGCATCATTTCTCCTCTGGTGGACCGCGCCCAAAGGGCTTTTTTCTCTTTCCACCATACTTCTTATATCCTTCGCCACCACCCTTTTTTCCGCCATAGTTGAGACAATTCACTTCGGTCTGAACGATAACTTCATCGTTCCCCTGCTTGGGGCTGGTTTTCTCTTCCTTCTCCTAAGAGCAGATTTCGGCTTGCTCTTGGTTAAAAAAGAGCTCCTCCTAAAAAATTTGGGTTGGGGTGCGCTCATAAGCCTGACCGTTGGTGGAATAGCCATCTTGATGGGGTTTGTCGATCTATCCGGCTTTCTCGCCGGGGTGGGGATCGGAACTACCATCTACGCATTTACCTCACTTCCGGGCTTTGTTATCCTTTTCTCCTTCTTCCTGTTAGGCTCAGGGGCAACCAAAATGGGCTATCAAAAGAAAGAGAGACTGGGGATGGCTGAGGCAAAAGGTGGAGCTCGAGGGGCAGTCCATGCACTGGGAAACTGTGCCTTTCCCTCCCTTCTCGCTTTCTTCGCCTTTATCTCCAAGGATAACCAACTTCTTCTTCTCGCTTTCATCACTGCCTTTGCCACCGCCACCGCTGATACCCTCTCCACCGAAATAGGGGGACTTTACGGGAAGAACCCAATCCTCATAACCACCCTCCGCCGGGTACCACCGGGAACCGAGGGAGCGATCTCCTTTGCCGGAACCCTGTCCGGCGTTCTCGGGGCGGTGGTAATCTCCTTAATAGGCTATGCCTTGCATCTAATCCCTCTTAAACTCGTCCCGGTGGCGGTAACCGCCGCCTTCTTTGGGAACCTTACTGAAAGCCTCCTTGGGGCGATTTTGAAAGGGGAGAAAGAAGTGAGTAATGAAGGTCTAAATTTCCTCAACACCGTTGTGGGCGCCTTTCTCTCATTCCTCCTATTTTATGTTTTTTACTCTTGA
- a CDS encoding GlsB/YeaQ/YmgE family stress response membrane protein: MLYMTFTSFLTLLIISLVVTFLKYYVFKKKLADGICGFFYGWVLGWLGGWLGTPVFGKWGWMCGKVCIIPAIIGSFALLSLFYHWFKK, from the coding sequence ATGCTATATATGACGTTTACCTCGTTTTTGACCCTTTTGATCATCAGCCTGGTGGTTACCTTTTTAAAGTACTATGTGTTTAAGAAGAAGTTAGCAGATGGTATATGCGGCTTCTTCTATGGTTGGGTCCTTGGTTGGCTTGGAGGCTGGCTCGGCACCCCAGTATTCGGTAAATGGGGTTGGATGTGTGGTAAGGTCTGCATCATCCCAGCGATAATCGGCTCCTTTGCGCTTCTCAGCCTCTTTTACCACTGGTTCAAGAAGTAA